AAATCAGTTAAGAAAAGGAAgtttttttttgaatttttttgacCAATTATAAGCACCTGTGAATCCCAAATATACTTACTAGGGAAATGAGAGGAGTCAGGTATTTCCAGCAAAGCATGAATATGTAATTGGGTCGTGACTTTGTCATGTCTTCAATGATGTCAAACATTTTCTCAGCCCCTGTGGTATGTGGGAGAGAATGGAGCAAATACTGTCATTGCATTtcgtttttaactttttataatAGACAGAGTCTTTTAAAGTTGGTTTCTGTAGCTAGTTTGCAACTCACCAAATATCCAACCCATGGCCAGAGATTCAAACACAGACAGGAACAGAACACAGGCTCCATTACAGGCATAGTAGTCAAACAACTGGAATACATACATCCCCCCCTGCAGGTCACAATAAATCATTACAACTCTATATATAAGCTGTTCTAATTCACCAAACCAGAACAGGGAGAACCCAATGACAATTCAAACAGAACTACAGGACAGACACATACAGGACAGGTGTACATTTTGGCTTGATTTCCATTGATCAAGAAAAGGCATTTTTAACATGTAGAGCATGATTATTTATGGGAAGCTCTAGATGCCTTtggttttacagttttttacagacgctaggacacatttctcaatacttaggtcacttttgcaaaactcttcacacagtgagcacaacagaagtctatgtgggctaaactgaggatcaattatcattgttttggcacaaaatgcattcaatgactacatctctcaaatttcattaattcttttctcactcagacacaacaactgccaaaactctttgtatgtACAGGCcagtttgcacatgcttacatactgttttcaaaactgttaaacttatgttcaaaacaataacataatacaaaactgaataagacagcaatttgctacattccaacagtaatattttaataaaatatattttaaatcctaaaattaaatgctataaaaacaattgaattgtatctgtatcagtggatggtgtgttacaaattcttgtattttggaattataaaaaattataaaaataaataaaagacataaaatattgataaattctgcatcatgtctgatttattccagtaacatatattgcagtgaattataaacagaaatgtgtccttgttttacacaagaaaacattgtataatgctacatgttgttagtgtttttcagGTCAtgttttgtgggtgacaaagtgtgtttgtcggctgtcaacctttgctagtgctctggaagaatgagttgatttgagacctgaataaagtgttttggtagttgtagtacattttgaatgtgaaatgaactgctttgccaagataaaagttggttaggagaactgtgtgaagagttttgcaaaagtgacctaaggattgagaaatgtgtcctagcgtctgtaaaaaactgtaattcagtttttataggttgtattagAGTATTGTAACATTGAGAgtatgggtaacactttagtatagggaacacatataaaatattaactatgaccctcaataaactcctaatttactgcttattactgtaaaggtgctaaagaggatgttttgttttatacatttttgcaatattacttgaaactgtctttactaactgataaaagactatttattaggtgcactgaaaggaataatattaatatacatcatctgtgcacgaggtagggccttaaaaacatcagccaatcgtttacgcgatcattgcgtaaacgattggccctctgacttgtcaatcactgccgtgacgttccttgtgagagacgagcgcggctgcacgctccagtaactttccacactccacaagcgccgcatgcaatgtttttgtccggagacaggagtaacaactgcagattatgagttacctgcggtgagtccgacataatgaatccactaacacgatacagcgaatgccggtggtaaacactcgtgttccaatactcgtgcacgagttttgggaggcgttccctcaaaatgtgaaggaggggggttgttcttacgcatgcgctcatttcaaaaactcactaacagtctggTTTCTCCGTCGACAAAAAGATCTTCTTCAGCACGTTTAATAGTACATTTAACTTCACGCACGAGCAGGTCCATTTCCATGCTAGAGAAGCGTTCAGTTTTTCTGCTTGCAAATTATtccatgtaaatagcgaatccgccatggcgcgaacGCAACTGGCtattaaagggaatgggagatgagactctgttTGGTTTATTGCAAGTTATGCCCAAAACATACCCATTAcacattaagagaatagggacaacccttttagaccatgcgccaGGTGCGCCGACCATTTTTCCCGTCGATTcggaaataaattataataaaggttttttaaaaatgacaaatcacacacacacacacacacacacacacacacacacacacacacacacacacacacacgcacacacacacacacacacacacacacacacacgtttgtttttgtgaattgtggggactttccataggccgcaatgcattttatactgtacaaaccgtactttctatccccctaccctaaccctaaccctaaacctaaccatcacaggaaccTGTGCatacctttattttctcacaaaaacatcatttagtatttttattaattaacttAAATTGTGGGGatgatgtaggtgaactcaggtttatattatatcatattatattacacaatgggacacaatgtaatataaacaaactcacacacacacacacacttttctgACCTCTGTAACTATGATGAGTTCTCCGAAGAAGCAAGTGAGACAGAAGATCAGGAGGAAAATTTCTCGGCGACCAGCTCTGCGCAGCACCACGGGGAACAAGTCCATCACTGATGTAATTACAGACTCAATTCCAACGAACTTAGAAGGATGCAGCACAAATGCATTAGAACTATGAAACACTTCTGATAAGCTTAATATTCTAGAATATATCCACCAATATCAGTGAAATTCATAACTCACAATAAAAACCTGCAAGAAACATAACATTTACCACACAGATTGTGCTAGCTCATTACATGATTTTTTtccagttaatgaaatatgcaAGGGATAAATGCACAGTCACCAAGCCATTATAACTATAAATAAATCAAGACCCATGACCCATGACCCAATTTCTACAGTCAATTTTTTAACTGGACAAAAAAGTGTTATAATCTGTTAAGATCATGATAATATCTGGGGCTGAggcaaacacttttttttttattactggaATTTGGGATGAAGATATCTACAGTATATTTACTAACTATTTTACATCAAGAAATGTTTTTAGGTTTTTATTTTCACAGTTAAATTCTAAAATCATTGAGTGTTTCTGAAGTGGAGCCCATTCAATCCTAGATAAGTCACTGTAGGGTACTGAATGTAAACTGCCTGTTATTGaaagattttgaaaaaaaaaaaaagattgaccTAAATTGCTAAAGCATTTAAGAAGATGCTACAGATTTCAGATATCTTATTTCAAGGAAAATACTTGTTTTACTGCAAGTTAAACTCTTAATGCTTGTTAAatttttggaggatttaaaaACTGAAACTACATCCAAACTCTCTAAATGAATATATAGAGGTTTTATAAATCTTTGTATATGCGCTAGTTTTAGCTCACCTGTGAATCTAGTCCCAGCAAAATAATCATGATGAAGAAACAAACAGCCCACAACTGAGGGAAAGGCATCATAGCTACTGCCTGAGGATAAGCTATGAACGCTAGTCCTGGACCTGACAGAGTCAAAGTGAGATCTGATTTTGAACATTTGGATTTTTAGtcattaatttcattttgtCTTCACATGCCTTATAATACATCCTGTGTTTTCATGAAATATTGCATTACCTGATTCTGCCACCTCTTCAATGGGGACGCCCTGCTCTTGGGCCATGAAGCCCAAAACAGAAAACACAGCAAAGCCAGCCACAAAACTGGTGCTGCTGTTCAGAAGGCAAAGCAACCAGCAGTCCCTGATAGACACACAGTATAAATATTCAGCTATTAATTTGTACACTCATTCattgtttcatttatttcatagtACCAGTACTAACCTGTAGCAGTTGTTGTTGTATTGATTATAACTACCTAGTGCAACGAGAGTGCCACAACACAAACTATAAGAGAAAAAGATCTGAGTTCCTGCCTCCATCCAAACCTAAACAAACAAAGTGGCTTTTTTGTTTTCTTACTTATAGAAAAACATTCTTTTAACAGTTGATAAATACATAATTCTTGTACAGACAGTTATATTGTACTAAGTAGTTATGTTTAAATGGTGACTTCTCTGCAGTGAAAACTATATTGATGAGACTGTATtaactgtattattattattgtcattgtCATTGCAGGTGTCAGGAAAGTAGACCTGTGGGTCAGCAAGACGGGCTGGTTCAGGGTACAAATAAAACACAACCCCCTGCAGAGCTCCAGGAAGAGTCAACCCACGAATCAGCAACACCAGTAGCATCACATAAGGAAATGTGGCTGTGAAATACACCACCTAAATGTACAATGCAATAATTATATTGACATTGAGAGCAGAATAAATACAGAATTAAACCTGGATGCATcttcaaaagacaaaaaaaaaaaaaaaaaaaaaaaatctacattttagacaaaataaatatttttcaaagtgACCATGTGGCCATGGCAAACTAATGAAGGGAAATTGTCTAtgctcaatatatatatatatataatttataaaaaaaacaatattttctcAAACAAAGCACACCTTTCCTGTAGATTTGACTCCTTTCCAGATGCAGAAATAACATATGATCCACACCACAATGAGACACAGAAGAATCTCCCAGTTGATCTTACCAATCTCCTCAATACCTCCAGAGAGAGCCAGCACTCTGCGCCTGTACAATGTGACAGGAGCAAAACTGTAAGCCtattctattttaataaaacttaaGAGTTTTATTTGACATTTAGTCTTTATATAACATTTATCCAATTTCTAATATTCTTAGAAAACTCATTATCAATTTGTATGTATTTACTCCCAGAACTCAGTAGCTGCAGGTGTTGAATTAATCAGTGTTGTCCGGTTGAGGGTCAGATTTCTTGCAGCAAGATTTACACAGTTATCTGTGTAAgagaatgttttgtttgtttgtttgtttaatacattatatatatatatatatatatatatatatatatatatatatatatatatatatatatatatatatatatatatacacacacacacacacacacacacacacacacacacacacacacacacacactttttatacatatataacttttcttttttaacacattacaatgtaatgtttatttattttgcacatTATTACCTGTATTCCAGGTGTTGTCACAGCTGGCCCACGGCAGTTGGGAGCTGAAAGAGAAGAGGAGGTAGAAAAGTGCCCAGGCCAGAATGATGATATAATAGATGCAACCATACAGAAGAATCAGTTGTCCTGCATAGCCAATACCTAATAAAAGCAAACAGAAACACTGACTAGTAGAGAATAAACACTCAAATTAAAATGGTGATTTATCAGCACTTGTTGACCCAGGACAAATGCAAATTTGAGAGGGCCAAAAATgaactatattatatattatacatattatacAGAAAAGGGGAAGCAGCCAGTAACACCCCAGTATATGCATAAAGTCAAATTATGTTTTGGCAATGAAATAGTTTGAATTTTGGCAAAAGCAATGTTtgcattaagaaaaaaaaaaagtcattaaattttaaaacatatatatttttaatattttataatgcattattgcattcataaataaattaagatttatttattaattaattttacaacTCTCACCCTCAGCCAGTGGACAGAGGCGATGCCAACATGTAATGCCCCCTTCCTGTGTGTACTGTCCCATAGCCGTCTCTAGCAGGAACAGAGGCACCCCACAGATAACCACAAACACCAGGTAGGGTATTAGAAATGCTCCTGAGAACACACCAATACAATAATACATTATCTAAATGGgacattaaatgcatttttcctgTCTGTCCTGTCAGGGTTGAAGAGGCTGCCCTCTCCCTGTATGTTGCCGCTGTTATGTGTGTCTGGTATATCATTCATGTCCTGCTTTATCTGTCCTGTCTTGCCGTATCCAGCCCTGCCTTGCCCATTGCAGTCTGTTTTCCCCCTACGGggtagtttgttttgttttattgtattactAATAAAAAAAGCCCAATGTTCCCTGCATCTGAGTTCTCGCCTCATCCCTTCACTAGCACCTTATATGAACCACATATTCATAACATCAGTGGGATTCTTGTTACACAAATCAGAGTTGAAGAGTACACAGATTTGCAGACCCACTCTGATTATGCACATAAGCAAATTCTGGCCTGATTCCAGCTTTGAGATGCAAGGTGGGCCAAGAGATATCCCTGGTGGGCTGGAGGTGTTCAgtttccatttttttcaacatttaatattatttatttttattaatttttatatttacaattttttaattgtattattttttttcctgaaaacaaattttgtatacattttgtaatataagattttttttaacaaaagggGTTGGTTTTGAAAGGAACTTGTCTATCTGTTTTGCAATGTCAATGTCAATGATGAACAGGAAGCaggtatttaaaaaaacattctaagaaaaaaaaaagtctcaggttctgcatgtaaccatggttacCTGAGAGGGGAAATGAGACACTGTGTCTGAAGACACTTTGGGGAACCCCTCCAGCGTGAtggtgtctgaagcatgtgATTCAAACGTGCCAATGTCATTAGCCAGCGACAGCCGATGACGTCGCTACGTGTGCAACCATGAGTACAAGAGGTCATCTTTAATACACGTCAACAACTTCTTTGTCTAAAGGAGATGTTACCAATTATGCCTGAAGCATGGCAGCGAGATGCAGTCTCgttccccttctcagggaaccatggttacatgcgtaacctgagacattccCTTTTGAATGGTAACTCACACTGCATCTGAAGACAATTTAAGGAACAAGTACCCACTCCACCATGTTGAGGGAATAACTGCCTAAatgcaatgaaatgcaaaaaaGAAGGTTCAACGGACTAGATGCTGGAGACCAATCCTTCACAAGGCCACAACCTAGGCCCATTCCCTAAGCAAGGAAGAAACCTTACCCCAGGGCCGAGCTCAAGGTCTGGTAATGCCAGTAGAGGTCTTCACGGGTCCAAAAATTCATACCCGAACCCGAAGAGACCCGTAAATGTGCTACACAGAACCGACCCGACCCGTCTATTATTTTGAAAGCTGGACCCGAACCCGTGCAGAACCGAGAaatgccataaatgtactaCCCGGACCCGTCTAAGCTGGACCCGAACCCGACCGGACCCGTCTGGACCCGATTGGCACATCTATTCCACATCAAATTGCTATTAATAAGTCAATAAACAAGTTGCGAAAATAAAACGTGTTGTCTTATTAGTAGCTACTAATAAGACAACAcgttttatttttgcaaattgTTTATAGGCTATAGCTTTCTCCCTTGTACCTGACTGTGATGCACTTGCCAAGAAAGTTCATCCGTTATTCCTCTCTTGCCGATTGAAATGCTTAATCCACTCATTATTCCAGCTTTAAGTTCACTTGCTGTCACGATGACAAATGCGACTTTGCAGTTTTGCATTATTTCGTTGTATCTCGAGACTCGACGTTAGCATTACTTATTTGCGGTCATTTCTGTGCTTTCTGAGCAGAGTCTGACCAAAAAGTGCGCTCGCATGAGACATGCGCGTTAGCTGGAGCAACCTGAAACATAAGCTTTAAGcgtcacagaaaacatttgtgTGATAGTTCATATTTTGTTAATGATTTGAAATAGCTAGgctatgttatttaaatgcgaATGTGCAAGGCTACAAGCAgttcttgagatttgaagtttgTTTGCATTACTCTTGCACATGATAGGAATAGGAAAACTCGATGATCACCGTTTGCTTGCATTAACTGCGCCCGCTCTGCTGGGGTCACTCGTGTTTTTTCACGTTATTTTCCGGCTCATACTTTGCAAGTTACAAAACACGCACAGCGCTGACTGACCGGGTGATCTCCGAATCAAATCGGCTCGGGTATACACACAAAGTTAATCAGACCCGGGAACCGAAGTAATAGATTAGGACCCGACCCGGACCCGGctgaccatttaaaatatagtcCCGAACCCGTACCTTCAAGGGAATACAGGCAAAGAGAAATGAGAGTTCCCTCGCCTTGTCACTATACTAAGGGGATCTGGtttgtagcgtatgcacacgtatcaggataatcaataaactttggagttttcagaacgcttttaacctgatgaactttgtttgttaATCACTAACTCGGCTCCGGACGACTGTGACTTTCGGCAGGTTTGTGGACCTGAGAGAGTAAACAGAAAAC
The nucleotide sequence above comes from Chanodichthys erythropterus isolate Z2021 chromosome 7, ASM2448905v1, whole genome shotgun sequence. Encoded proteins:
- the LOC137023113 gene encoding sodium- and chloride-dependent GABA transporter 2-like → MKGQIQERGYWGSKAEFLLAVAGNVVGLGNVWRFPYLCYKNGGGAFLIPYLVFVVICGVPLFLLETAMGQYTQEGGITCWHRLCPLAEGIGYAGQLILLYGCIYYIIILAWALFYLLFSFSSQLPWASCDNTWNTDNCVNLAARNLTLNRTTLINSTPAATEFWERRVLALSGGIEEIGKINWEILLCLIVVWIICYFCIWKGVKSTGKVVYFTATFPYVMLLVLLIRGLTLPGALQGVVFYLYPEPARLADPQVWMEAGTQIFFSYSLCCGTLVALGSYNQYNNNCYRDCWLLCLLNSSTSFVAGFAVFSVLGFMAQEQGVPIEEVAESGPGLAFIAYPQAVAMMPFPQLWAVCFFIMIILLGLDSQFVGIESVITSVMDLFPVVLRRAGRREIFLLIFCLTCFFGELIIVTEGGMYVFQLFDYYACNGACVLFLSVFESLAMGWIFGAEKMFDIIEDMTKSRPNYIFMLCWKYLTPLISLVSFIYSIVEYQPLTFNRWYVYPDWGYALGWLLALSSILLVPGWALSQMFVGKGSMKQVRMKMFINHIYAFCRHFYPKILTLLLRYTLSVHSFPLDLNRENLPKIDTN